A genomic region of Paramormyrops kingsleyae isolate MSU_618 chromosome 19, PKINGS_0.4, whole genome shotgun sequence contains the following coding sequences:
- the LOC140580840 gene encoding uncharacterized protein, protein MDNQDNRPNWRNQIGYIFVCIICVAFWLLDCLLPWLSFLLRELYYILTSSSSSVKVHMLATGETFQTHETFMQKLKLRIELCSAKSSNVILLFCPVVSRIGTDMEAAMARVTEDKPVILVFMHHCHDPSHMSNSTVHSSSKIVKSVDCAFHESHGLLQCIQNEEAVAEVRSTLQTYKQTNRRCPGGERIKINSVRPYYTRF, encoded by the exons GATAACAGGCCGAACTGGCGGAACCAAATCGGTTATATTTTCGTATGCATAATTTGTG TTGCTTTTTGGTTGCTTGACTGTCTGCTCCCTTGGTTATCCTTCCTCTTACGTGAACTGTATTACATTCtgacctcctcctcttcctcag TAAAAGTCCACATGCTGGCTACTGGAGAAACTTTTCAGACCCATGAAACCTTCATGCAAAAGCTGAAGCTGCGGATAGAGCTCTGCAGTGCAAAGAGCAGCAACGTCATCCTGCTCTTCTGTCCTGTTGTTTCTCGGATTGGGACAGACATGGAGGCAGCAATGGCCAGAGTTACAG AAGACAAACCTGTCATCCTGGTGTTCATGCACCACTGTCACGACCCCAGTCACATGAGCAACTCCACAGTGCACTCCAGTAGCAAAATAGTTAAATCCGTCGACTGTGCCTTCCATGAATCACATGGGCTGTTACAATGCATACAAAACGAAGAGGCTGTTGCCGAGGTGCGTTCGACGTTGCAGACgtacaagcaaacaaacagacGCTGTCCAGGGGGAGAgagaattaaaataaatagtGTGCGGCCATACTACACCCGATTTTAA